From Candidatus Manganitrophus morganii, the proteins below share one genomic window:
- a CDS encoding PDC sensor domain-containing protein: MIDRNTKTGFGLKRRGWRGPIRMTFRACAIRFLVILLFAGMPGEGTAGENAFSEEVEEILQQKIQLIKTLAEDPKTIRLVRESNHQNKHLTPREIEKLDQKWRRVKGVDEFIGAFIANDCARHLIAFQKAHDGFAEIFIADAVGLIVGETNKTSDYFQADEDWWVEAYAGGRGKHYYGDIEYDDSAQAEAIALYVPVIDPETQRAIGVIKSIYNISAIIQEL, translated from the coding sequence ATGATCGATCGGAATACAAAAACGGGGTTCGGTTTAAAACGGCGCGGCTGGAGGGGACCCATTCGGATGACTTTCCGCGCCTGCGCGATCCGCTTCCTCGTCATCTTGCTCTTCGCCGGGATGCCGGGAGAGGGAACCGCGGGCGAAAATGCATTCTCCGAAGAGGTCGAAGAAATTCTCCAACAAAAAATCCAACTGATCAAAACCTTGGCGGAAGATCCGAAAACCATCCGCCTCGTCAGGGAGTCGAATCATCAAAACAAGCACCTCACCCCGCGCGAGATCGAAAAACTCGATCAGAAATGGCGGAGGGTGAAGGGGGTCGATGAATTTATCGGCGCATTCATCGCCAACGACTGCGCCCGGCACCTGATCGCGTTTCAGAAAGCGCACGACGGATTCGCCGAGATTTTCATCGCCGACGCCGTCGGATTGATCGTGGGGGAAACCAACAAGACCTCCGACTATTTCCAGGCCGACGAGGACTGGTGGGTCGAGGCGTATGCCGGCGGCCGCGGAAAACATTACTACGGAGATATCGAATACGACGACAGCGCACAGGCGGAGGCGATCGCCCTATATGTGCCGGTGATCGATCCGGAAACCCAACGGGCCATCGGCGTGATCAAATCGATTTATAACATCAGCGCCATTATCCAGGAGCTTTAA
- a CDS encoding DoxX family protein, whose translation MFMKSFAPQTYALMRMVTGFLFMWHGTQKLFGFPIPPQGEPAAHVVFIAGPIELLGGLLVMIGLFTRWAAFLCSGLMAAAYWMAHGTQAVFPISNRGVLAALYCFVFLYIAARGPGIWSVDAALGRD comes from the coding sequence ATGTTTATGAAGTCTTTCGCTCCACAGACCTATGCCCTGATGCGGATGGTCACCGGTTTTCTCTTTATGTGGCACGGGACCCAGAAGCTCTTCGGGTTTCCGATTCCGCCGCAGGGAGAACCCGCCGCCCATGTGGTCTTTATCGCCGGTCCGATCGAGCTCCTCGGCGGACTCTTGGTGATGATCGGCCTCTTCACCCGGTGGGCGGCGTTTCTCTGCAGCGGGCTGATGGCGGCGGCCTACTGGATGGCGCACGGGACACAGGCGGTGTTTCCGATCTCCAATCGAGGTGTGCTGGCGGCCCTCTACTGTTTCGTCTTCCTCTACATCGCCGCCCGGGGACCGGGGATCTGGAGCGTCGACGCCGCCCTCGGCCGCGACTGA
- a CDS encoding ATP-binding protein, with product MLVSSAVLLLASAGFIAHEWVTFRSVMVRNRSTQAEIIAINTVSALLFNDPESAAETVGALRVKSDIHSAAIYTADGRLFAKYLRSDGASVFEMPERIPEGMEGHRFESGFLFLSRPILSNGERIGTVYLQSDLQEMYVRLKGYALIVGGVLAVSLLTAYRVSAALQENISRPLLDLARTAKNVSEEKDYSVRAATGNRDEIGLLVETFNEMLSQIQTRDAALQKTQDELEQRVKERTLSLEQEVGERKRAEVFLDSIVENIPNMIFVKEAKELRFVRFNKAGEVLLGYTREDLLGKNDHDFFPKEQADSFIAKDRQVLGAGYLVDIPEEPVHTRHHGARILHTQKIPLYDGEGQPLYLLGISEDITERKQAEEAMRKLNTQLETANKELEAFSYSVSHDLRAPLRHINGFVEMLKEHTGAQLDAKGQRYLNTIVNSSKKMGNLIDDLLVFSRMAKTEMRIGRVSLESLIQEVIRDLQPEIQNREIAWTIGTLPDLEGDAAMLRQVWANLIGNAVKYTRTRARAEIEVGSRPEGEETVFFVRDNGVGFDPQYAGKLFGVFQRLHRAEEFEGTGIGLANVRRIIHRHGGKTWAEGELDRGAAFYFSLPNRKEG from the coding sequence ATGCTGGTGAGTTCGGCGGTTCTCCTGCTCGCAAGCGCCGGCTTCATCGCCCATGAATGGGTGACCTTTCGGAGCGTCATGGTCCGGAATCGTTCCACGCAGGCGGAGATCATCGCGATCAATACGGTTTCGGCCCTCCTGTTCAACGATCCGGAGTCGGCCGCTGAAACCGTCGGGGCGTTGCGGGTCAAGTCCGATATTCATTCGGCGGCGATCTATACGGCCGATGGCCGGCTCTTCGCAAAATATCTGAGGAGCGACGGGGCTTCGGTTTTTGAGATGCCGGAGCGAATCCCGGAGGGGATGGAAGGCCATCGATTCGAGTCGGGCTTTCTTTTTTTGTCGCGGCCGATTCTCTCCAACGGCGAGCGGATCGGCACCGTTTATCTCCAATCCGATCTCCAGGAAATGTATGTTCGTCTGAAGGGTTACGCCCTCATCGTGGGCGGGGTGCTCGCGGTGTCCCTGCTGACAGCCTATCGGGTCTCCGCCGCGCTTCAAGAAAATATTTCCCGCCCGCTTCTTGATCTGGCCCGGACCGCAAAGAACGTCTCCGAAGAGAAAGACTATTCCGTGCGGGCCGCCACCGGAAACCGGGACGAGATCGGCCTGCTGGTCGAGACGTTCAACGAGATGCTCTCTCAGATCCAAACGCGGGATGCCGCCCTGCAGAAGACGCAGGACGAACTGGAACAGAGGGTGAAAGAGCGGACGCTGTCATTGGAGCAGGAGGTGGGGGAGCGGAAGCGGGCGGAGGTTTTTCTCGACTCCATTGTTGAGAATATTCCCAACATGATTTTCGTCAAGGAAGCCAAAGAGCTCCGGTTCGTTCGATTCAACAAAGCGGGTGAAGTGTTGCTCGGCTACACCAGAGAAGATCTGCTCGGCAAAAATGACCATGATTTCTTTCCAAAAGAGCAGGCCGATTCATTCATCGCCAAAGACCGGCAGGTGCTCGGAGCGGGCTACCTCGTCGATATTCCGGAAGAGCCGGTTCATACCCGGCACCACGGCGCGCGGATTTTGCACACACAGAAAATCCCGCTCTATGATGGAGAGGGACAGCCGCTCTATCTGTTGGGCATTTCGGAAGACATCACCGAGCGCAAGCAGGCGGAAGAAGCCATGCGCAAGCTTAATACACAGCTGGAGACGGCAAATAAGGAGTTGGAGGCGTTTAGTTATTCGGTTTCACACGATCTGCGTGCCCCGCTGCGACACATTAATGGGTTCGTCGAAATGCTCAAAGAGCACACGGGGGCGCAGCTGGATGCGAAGGGGCAACGCTACCTGAACACGATTGTGAACTCATCGAAGAAGATGGGGAACCTCATCGACGATCTGCTGGTCTTCTCGCGGATGGCGAAGACAGAGATGCGGATCGGGAGGGTTTCCCTAGAATCTTTGATCCAGGAGGTGATTCGGGATCTGCAGCCGGAGATTCAGAACCGGGAGATCGCTTGGACGATCGGCACCCTGCCCGATTTAGAGGGGGATGCGGCGATGTTGAGGCAGGTGTGGGCGAATCTGATCGGCAACGCGGTGAAATATACCCGGACCCGCGCGCGGGCCGAGATCGAGGTCGGCAGCCGGCCGGAAGGGGAGGAGACCGTTTTTTTTGTTCGAGACAATGGGGTGGGGTTTGACCCGCAGTATGCCGGCAAGCTCTTCGGCGTTTTCCAGCGTCTGCACCGCGCCGAGGAGTTCGAAGGGACCGGCATCGGGTTGGCCAACGTCCGGCGGATCATTCACCGCCATGGCGGGAAGACCTGGGCGGAGGGGGAATTGGACCGCGGCGCGGCGTTTTACTTTTCGTTGCCAAATCGAAAGGAGGGGTGA
- a CDS encoding response regulator: MGDFKSILLVEDNVEDVELTLEALAEYNLANDVIIARDGAEALDYLYSRGAFKMRTPGNPAVILLDIKMPKVNGLEVLRTIKADEKLKTIPVVMLTSSREEPDLAESYTLGVNAYVVKPVNFQEFVKAVKQLGVFWALLNERPPGSVKRQK; encoded by the coding sequence ATGGGGGATTTCAAGAGCATTCTGCTGGTGGAGGACAATGTGGAAGATGTGGAGCTGACGCTGGAGGCGCTCGCCGAGTACAATCTGGCAAACGACGTCATCATTGCCCGAGACGGCGCCGAGGCGTTGGACTACCTCTATTCCCGGGGGGCCTTTAAGATGCGCACGCCCGGGAATCCGGCGGTGATTCTGCTCGACATCAAGATGCCGAAGGTGAACGGGTTGGAGGTGTTGAGGACCATTAAAGCGGATGAAAAGCTGAAAACGATCCCGGTAGTGATGTTGACCTCCTCCCGCGAGGAGCCGGACTTGGCGGAGAGTTACACGCTGGGGGTCAACGCCTACGTCGTCAAACCGGTGAACTTTCAGGAATTCGTCAAAGCGGTCAAGCAGCTTGGTGTTTTCTGGGCGCTGCTCAACGAGCGGCCGCCGGGGAGCGTGAAAAGACAGAAATGA
- a CDS encoding carboxypeptidase-like regulatory domain-containing protein: MTKRIKAYLVSIFGILFCLAWSAAAPAYEIAPVENGGVITGRVVLNGPVPEPRVFPMVLYAFGEFCKKISDAKGHVVLKEFNVDPTGGLQDAVIAIQEVSRGKGFRSNENRLFAVNCMFHPANTPEDEQFEVDKEGNLVHIHPLVSVMRNKYMLSVLNKDPVIHDAQFYQKETGRRITRFPIPISDKVQRGWVYLDQGKNIAQIICGMHEYMQTWAWIVDNPYFDKTTRSGSYAIDRIPPGTYKILAWHPHLKPIEKIITVPPDGHVELNFEFEASEVVRPIYETQKQFRISPGRNPGVDLLGCEGPFCVKREHDHHAD, translated from the coding sequence ATGACAAAACGAATCAAAGCCTATCTTGTATCGATTTTTGGAATTCTCTTTTGCCTCGCCTGGAGCGCGGCCGCGCCGGCGTATGAGATCGCCCCGGTGGAGAACGGCGGGGTGATCACCGGAAGGGTCGTCTTGAACGGACCGGTGCCGGAGCCGCGCGTCTTTCCGATGGTTCTATACGCCTTCGGAGAGTTCTGTAAGAAGATTTCCGATGCGAAAGGACATGTCGTCCTCAAGGAGTTCAACGTCGATCCGACCGGAGGGCTCCAGGACGCGGTGATTGCCATCCAGGAGGTGAGCCGGGGGAAGGGATTTCGCTCCAACGAGAATCGGCTTTTTGCGGTGAACTGCATGTTCCACCCGGCGAATACGCCGGAGGATGAGCAGTTTGAAGTAGACAAAGAAGGAAACCTCGTTCACATCCATCCTCTCGTCAGCGTCATGCGGAACAAATACATGCTCTCCGTCCTCAACAAAGATCCGGTGATTCACGACGCGCAGTTTTACCAGAAAGAAACAGGCCGTCGGATCACCCGCTTCCCGATCCCGATCTCCGACAAGGTCCAGAGAGGATGGGTCTATCTGGACCAAGGAAAGAACATCGCTCAGATCATTTGCGGCATGCATGAGTATATGCAGACCTGGGCCTGGATCGTCGACAACCCCTATTTCGACAAAACGACACGGAGCGGCAGCTATGCGATCGACCGGATCCCGCCCGGAACGTACAAGATTCTGGCCTGGCATCCCCACCTGAAGCCGATCGAGAAGATCATCACCGTCCCCCCCGACGGGCATGTCGAGCTGAATTTCGAATTCGAGGCGAGCGAAGTGGTCCGGCCGATCTATGAGACACAGAAGCAGTTCCGCATCTCCCCCGGAAGAAACCCAGGCGTCGACCTCCTCGGATGCGAGGGCCCTTTCTGCGTCAAACGCGAGCACGACCATCACGCCGATTGA
- a CDS encoding saccharopine dehydrogenase NADP-binding domain-containing protein: MPEKRWMIYGAYGYTGALITEEAVRRGHRPVVAGRSADRLIPLAKRFGLDPLVLDLKDETALTKAVAECALVLHAAGPFAETSGPMVRACLSAGTHYVDITGEVSVFEEIFARDPEAKQKGITLLPGAGFDVVPGDCLAKYVADKVPGATRLDLAATATTRVSPGTARTMIKQLPRGMSIRREGRLVTSAAAEEARTVRFPGGARQAVAATLGELAAVYWTTGIPNITAYMAFPSPMIGLMRWTAPILQRLLASDSIRRAAERGARAAVRGPNAAQREKGRAALWARASDEKGNAAEGWLETAEPYLFTAMAAVRCAEEVLKKLPTEGCSGACTPAGAFGADFVLKIPGTKRLDRIS, translated from the coding sequence ATGCCTGAGAAGCGGTGGATGATTTATGGGGCGTACGGTTATACGGGCGCGCTCATTACGGAAGAGGCGGTGCGGCGGGGGCACCGGCCTGTCGTCGCGGGGCGGTCGGCCGACCGGCTGATTCCGCTCGCGAAGCGGTTCGGGCTCGATCCCCTTGTCCTCGATCTCAAGGATGAGACCGCCTTGACGAAAGCGGTCGCCGAATGTGCGCTGGTCCTTCATGCGGCGGGGCCGTTTGCGGAGACGAGCGGCCCGATGGTCCGGGCCTGTTTGAGCGCCGGGACGCACTATGTCGATATCACCGGAGAGGTTTCGGTTTTCGAGGAGATCTTCGCGCGCGACCCGGAGGCGAAGCAAAAGGGGATCACGCTGCTGCCGGGGGCGGGGTTCGATGTGGTGCCGGGAGATTGTCTTGCGAAGTATGTCGCCGACAAGGTGCCGGGGGCGACGCGGCTCGATCTGGCGGCGACGGCGACGACGCGGGTGAGTCCGGGGACGGCGCGGACGATGATCAAGCAACTTCCCCGCGGGATGTCGATCCGCCGGGAAGGGCGGCTGGTGACCTCCGCCGCCGCGGAGGAAGCGCGGACGGTCCGTTTTCCCGGCGGCGCTCGGCAGGCGGTCGCGGCCACGCTCGGCGAGCTCGCCGCCGTCTATTGGACGACCGGCATTCCGAATATCACCGCGTATATGGCCTTTCCGTCGCCGATGATCGGCCTGATGCGCTGGACTGCGCCGATCTTGCAGCGACTGCTCGCTTCCGATTCGATCCGGCGCGCGGCGGAGCGGGGAGCGCGTGCGGCGGTCCGCGGGCCGAATGCGGCGCAGCGGGAGAAGGGCCGGGCCGCCCTCTGGGCGCGGGCGTCGGACGAGAAAGGAAACGCCGCCGAGGGATGGCTTGAGACGGCGGAGCCCTATCTTTTTACGGCGATGGCGGCGGTCCGCTGCGCGGAGGAGGTTTTGAAGAAACTTCCGACGGAAGGCTGCTCGGGCGCCTGCACCCCGGCGGGGGCGTTCGGCGCCGACTTCGTTCTGAAGATCCCGGGAACGAAACGATTGGATCGAATCTCTTAA
- a CDS encoding 2'-5' RNA ligase family protein, with protein MVLNKLAVDIVLLPSEEIMDAALQMNQELLLRFEKKIVLDRNHSLPHLSLAMGALKEEDLPAAANFLEEIASYFPPIPLIFTGIDAGPIATGETVAAWKVDPTAVLQSLHETVFNRLSPLFAHDATAEDFIDFPDVAPASVDWVNRYPEAAALERFSPHITLGIGALAPGTAFPPRGAAPRLALCHLGNYCTCREILFETTLLG; from the coding sequence ATGGTCTTGAATAAACTCGCTGTCGATATCGTCCTTCTTCCTTCCGAAGAGATCATGGACGCCGCCCTTCAGATGAATCAGGAGCTGCTCCTGCGCTTCGAGAAGAAAATCGTCCTGGATCGGAATCACTCTCTCCCGCATCTCTCCCTGGCGATGGGAGCGTTGAAGGAGGAGGATCTCCCGGCCGCCGCCAATTTTCTGGAAGAGATCGCGTCGTACTTTCCGCCGATCCCGCTGATCTTCACCGGAATCGACGCCGGCCCCATCGCCACCGGCGAGACGGTCGCCGCCTGGAAGGTCGATCCGACCGCCGTACTGCAGTCGCTTCACGAAACAGTCTTCAATCGGTTGAGCCCCCTTTTTGCGCACGATGCGACGGCGGAGGACTTCATCGACTTTCCCGATGTCGCGCCGGCCAGCGTCGATTGGGTAAACCGCTATCCGGAAGCGGCGGCCTTAGAGCGCTTCTCCCCGCACATCACCCTCGGCATCGGCGCGTTGGCGCCGGGCACCGCTTTCCCGCCGCGCGGCGCCGCCCCCCGGCTGGCGCTTTGCCATCTCGGAAATTACTGCACCTGCCGCGAAATCCTCTTTGAGACAACCCTTCTCGGCTAA
- a CDS encoding macro domain-containing protein: MAEKTISGVTVECVKGNIAAQPEMTAIVNAANAELRIGGGVAGAIHRAAGPGLEEEGRPLAPIRPGEAVITGGHHLPNRYVIHCLGPVYGRDRPEADLLARCYANALDLAERNAIGSIAFPAISTGVFGYPIESAAEVAFRTIKEQLPSLRTVKRIRFVLFADKDLEIHEKALDRIFGEL; this comes from the coding sequence ATGGCGGAGAAAACAATTTCCGGCGTGACGGTCGAGTGCGTCAAGGGGAACATCGCGGCGCAGCCGGAGATGACGGCGATTGTCAACGCCGCCAATGCGGAATTGCGGATCGGCGGCGGTGTGGCGGGGGCGATTCACCGGGCGGCAGGGCCTGGACTAGAAGAGGAGGGGCGTCCACTGGCGCCAATTCGTCCCGGCGAGGCGGTGATCACCGGCGGGCATCACCTCCCGAATCGATATGTAATTCACTGTCTTGGCCCGGTTTACGGAAGGGACAGGCCGGAGGCGGATCTCTTGGCGCGCTGTTACGCGAATGCGCTCGACCTGGCTGAGAGGAACGCCATCGGCTCGATCGCCTTTCCCGCCATCTCCACCGGGGTTTTCGGCTATCCGATCGAGTCGGCGGCGGAGGTCGCCTTCCGAACGATCAAAGAGCAGCTTCCGAGCCTCCGAACGGTCAAACGAATCCGATTCGTTCTCTTTGCCGACAAAGATCTGGAGATTCACGAAAAGGCGCTCGATCGAATCTTCGGCGAATTGTAA
- a CDS encoding DUF3187 family protein, translated as MRQGCGSRRGRFALGCILSLLLFSHKLVQAESAHPCSENVGFGPLGIRGQSYFQMLHLTPTPSAPSTLRKGEWEGQALLTWVNGWAVSKGHYMIDTETLQWTGKLSYALNDRIQFGLELPVLWRGGGYLDRSIEGFHHAFNLGNGRRDRFPRNRTRFEFHRKDGSTFVLEDSGIGLQDAVFSSQVSLTCGGAKVPAAGVSLSVSLPTDREEKLYGTDGIDVSGTLLFAKRISRVYLYLNFSYVRLGSGDFVGIPLHRDKWVGFAAVEYRLKEGTSLILQNTLSSGVAEDFFEFSDYTDEMAFGFKTAFSNRLVWEAGVIENLFNIRNGPDFGIHTGLSYRF; from the coding sequence GTGAGGCAGGGGTGTGGAAGTCGGAGGGGCCGCTTCGCGCTCGGATGCATTCTTTCCCTGTTGCTCTTTTCCCACAAGCTTGTTCAGGCCGAATCGGCCCATCCCTGTTCGGAGAATGTCGGGTTTGGGCCCTTGGGCATTCGGGGACAGTCCTATTTTCAAATGCTCCATTTGACGCCGACCCCGTCGGCCCCTTCCACGCTTCGGAAAGGTGAATGGGAGGGGCAAGCCCTCTTGACCTGGGTGAACGGTTGGGCGGTTTCAAAAGGCCACTATATGATCGACACCGAAACCCTCCAGTGGACCGGCAAGCTCAGCTACGCTCTCAACGACCGGATTCAGTTCGGTCTCGAGCTCCCCGTTCTTTGGCGGGGCGGCGGCTATTTGGACCGTTCCATCGAGGGGTTTCACCATGCTTTTAATTTGGGAAACGGCCGGCGGGATCGATTCCCGCGAAATCGGACCCGCTTCGAATTTCACCGCAAGGACGGATCGACCTTCGTTCTGGAAGATTCGGGGATCGGTCTCCAGGATGCGGTCTTCTCCTCCCAAGTTTCCCTGACCTGCGGCGGAGCGAAGGTCCCGGCCGCCGGCGTGAGTCTGTCGGTTTCTTTGCCGACCGATCGTGAGGAGAAGTTGTATGGAACGGACGGGATCGACGTGAGCGGGACCCTGCTTTTCGCAAAACGGATCAGTCGGGTTTATCTTTATCTCAATTTCAGTTATGTCCGTCTGGGGAGCGGCGATTTCGTCGGCATCCCTTTGCATCGGGATAAATGGGTCGGGTTTGCCGCCGTGGAATATCGCCTGAAGGAGGGGACCTCTCTGATCCTGCAAAATACGCTCAGCTCGGGGGTGGCCGAGGATTTCTTCGAATTCTCGGATTATACCGATGAGATGGCCTTCGGCTTCAAGACGGCGTTTTCAAATCGTCTTGTCTGGGAGGCGGGGGTGATTGAAAATCTGTTCAACATCCGAAACGGTCCCGACTTCGGTATCCATACCGGACTGAGTTATCGGTTTTAG
- a CDS encoding VOC family protein translates to MEVKELGHVVLYVRDLERSRRFYRDVLGWKEIGPLGDWAAAFSSGRTHHELLLIEVGTEAAPIPDGPRVGLYHFGLKVGKSDDELRKAVEEIRAAGVPIIGMSDHTVTHSVYIADPDGNEIELYIDVQPEVWRNDPKAFIAPIRPLRL, encoded by the coding sequence ATGGAGGTGAAAGAGCTGGGACATGTTGTCCTCTATGTTCGCGATCTGGAACGATCGCGCCGCTTCTACCGGGACGTTCTCGGCTGGAAGGAGATCGGGCCGCTTGGTGATTGGGCCGCCGCCTTCTCTTCCGGACGGACCCATCACGAGCTCTTGCTGATCGAGGTCGGTACGGAGGCGGCGCCGATCCCGGACGGCCCGCGGGTGGGACTCTATCACTTCGGCCTCAAGGTCGGGAAGAGCGACGACGAGCTGCGGAAAGCGGTCGAGGAGATTCGCGCGGCCGGGGTTCCGATCATCGGGATGTCCGATCACACCGTCACCCACAGCGTCTACATCGCCGACCCGGACGGGAACGAAATCGAGCTCTACATCGACGTTCAGCCGGAGGTCTGGCGGAACGATCCGAAGGCGTTCATCGCCCCGATCCGCCCGCTCCGCTTATAA
- a CDS encoding NADPH:quinone reductase, translating into MKAIRIHQFGGPEVLKLEEVPDLQPGRGALLVRIKAIGVNPVDTYRRAGSNPDLTLPYTPGSDAAGVVEAAGEGVRRFNAGDRVYTAGTLTGAYAEAALCEETQLYPLPEQISFEQGAAIGVPYATAYRALFQKAQAVPGETVLIHGATGGVGLAAVQLARAAGMIVIGTGGTPKGRERASEQGAHHVLDHHAPGYLDQVRPLTEGRGADLILEMLANVNLGKDLRAVAEGGRVVVIGSRGPVEINPRDAMNEEATILGMLLFNATAKEMASIHAALGAGLANGTLRPVIGRRFPLAEAAQAHQSVMAPGTYGKIILIP; encoded by the coding sequence ATGAAGGCGATTCGCATACATCAATTCGGCGGGCCGGAGGTCCTGAAGCTGGAGGAGGTTCCCGACCTGCAACCCGGTCGGGGAGCGCTCCTCGTCCGGATCAAGGCGATCGGTGTGAATCCGGTCGACACCTACCGCCGCGCCGGATCGAACCCCGATCTGACATTGCCCTACACCCCCGGCTCGGATGCCGCCGGGGTCGTCGAAGCGGCCGGGGAGGGGGTCCGCCGGTTCAACGCGGGAGATCGGGTCTACACCGCCGGGACCCTCACCGGCGCCTACGCCGAGGCGGCGCTCTGTGAGGAGACGCAGCTTTATCCCCTTCCGGAGCAGATCTCCTTCGAACAGGGAGCGGCGATCGGCGTCCCCTACGCCACCGCCTATCGCGCCCTCTTCCAGAAAGCGCAGGCCGTTCCGGGGGAGACGGTGCTGATCCACGGCGCGACCGGCGGGGTAGGGCTGGCCGCCGTCCAGTTGGCCCGCGCGGCGGGCATGATTGTGATCGGGACCGGCGGAACCCCCAAAGGCCGGGAACGGGCGTCGGAGCAAGGGGCGCATCATGTCCTCGATCATCACGCGCCGGGTTATCTCGATCAAGTCCGCCCGCTGACCGAAGGACGCGGGGCCGATCTGATCCTGGAAATGCTGGCCAATGTGAATCTTGGGAAAGATCTCAGGGCCGTCGCCGAAGGGGGGCGCGTGGTGGTGATCGGCAGCCGGGGACCGGTGGAGATCAACCCGCGCGATGCGATGAATGAGGAGGCGACGATTCTCGGGATGCTTCTCTTCAACGCGACGGCAAAAGAAATGGCGAGCATCCATGCGGCGCTCGGGGCGGGGCTTGCGAACGGAACGCTTCGCCCGGTGATCGGCCGGAGATTCCCCCTGGCGGAAGCGGCGCAGGCTCATCAGTCGGTGATGGCGCCGGGAACGTATGGTAAGATTATTTTGATCCCTTAA